From a region of the Rouxiella sp. S1S-2 genome:
- a CDS encoding GNAT family N-acetyltransferase encodes MNQVFRQLTTDDNQEYLELMLAAYAPIKALGIHFDAATADLARATKHLTEHDVYALFVDDIMVSSVTLRYPWGTLPGPFGLPHIGWFGAHPDYSGHGWGKKIQDWVEQEIVVKQLKAPAVSLGTAVNHPWLKELYKKRGFEPMHEKDSGKGHITLFMKKILDPAAHDKWLSRQEKR; translated from the coding sequence ATGAACCAAGTTTTCAGGCAACTCACCACCGACGATAACCAGGAATATCTCGAACTGATGCTGGCCGCCTACGCGCCTATTAAGGCTCTCGGGATTCATTTCGATGCTGCTACGGCCGATTTAGCTCGCGCCACTAAACACCTCACTGAACATGACGTTTATGCACTGTTCGTAGACGATATTATGGTTTCCTCAGTGACGTTGCGTTACCCGTGGGGTACCTTACCCGGCCCGTTTGGTCTGCCGCACATCGGCTGGTTTGGCGCGCACCCTGACTATAGCGGCCACGGCTGGGGGAAAAAAATTCAAGACTGGGTTGAGCAAGAGATCGTCGTCAAACAGCTCAAGGCACCCGCCGTTTCACTTGGCACCGCGGTAAATCATCCGTGGTTAAAAGAGTTATATAAGAAACGTGGCTTTGAGCCGATGCACGAAAAAGATTCTGGCAAGGGGCACATAACGCTATTTATGAAAAAAATCCTCGACCCCGCTGCGCACGATAAGTGGTTATCTCGCCAGGAAAAACGTTAA
- a CDS encoding MmgE/PrpD family protein gives MSQRPTATLTQQLSQLVVNARPTSEARERARAGLLDFVAVALPIVQGDIADTPLKSLLQVYRADDAQTRALLLGYAGHALDFDDFHPDFRGHPTTVILPALFALAQENADKEGDVFLDAYIIGVETAGRLGLAAGPQHYKAGYHSTATLGSIAAAAAAARLVGASVSQTANILGIAATRASGLRAQFGSAVKPLHAGFAAESAVTATKLALSGFDGQSEGVLEAFLVSGGGGQQQLEKLTADWGTPWRIVSPGLEFKPYPTCAGTHSAADAAFILRAEWLEKSEKTPADLFADIDSIEVSFPPGGDIAASVTHPHSGIEARFSLEYVIAATLLHNRLSLSDFGEGPVDSEINALASKVRRCPDMTAPPDEIDPTQRFHQVTLSRKSGERLTCRVTRQQSVAKGVNLRLKLQSCLSLRSPQMWDEIEALCQLATSDALPELARRLTSFQP, from the coding sequence ATGAGCCAACGGCCTACTGCGACGTTAACCCAGCAACTGTCTCAGCTTGTCGTTAACGCCAGGCCCACGAGTGAAGCACGCGAGCGGGCCCGCGCTGGTCTGCTCGATTTTGTGGCCGTCGCCCTGCCGATTGTTCAGGGCGATATCGCCGATACGCCGCTGAAAAGTCTGCTGCAGGTTTATCGCGCTGACGATGCACAAACTCGCGCCCTGCTGCTCGGTTATGCCGGACATGCGCTGGACTTTGACGATTTTCACCCTGATTTTCGCGGGCATCCGACCACCGTCATCCTTCCCGCGCTGTTTGCGCTGGCGCAGGAAAATGCTGATAAAGAAGGCGATGTGTTCCTCGATGCCTATATTATTGGCGTTGAAACGGCGGGACGCCTGGGTTTAGCCGCCGGTCCGCAGCACTATAAGGCCGGATACCACAGCACCGCCACGCTGGGTTCGATTGCCGCAGCGGCGGCAGCGGCCAGATTAGTAGGTGCCAGTGTGTCACAAACCGCCAATATTTTGGGTATCGCGGCCACGCGCGCCAGCGGATTGCGCGCCCAGTTTGGTTCAGCTGTTAAGCCGCTGCATGCGGGATTTGCCGCCGAATCTGCAGTGACTGCCACCAAGCTGGCACTTTCAGGATTCGACGGTCAGTCCGAGGGCGTGCTGGAGGCATTTCTTGTCAGCGGCGGTGGCGGCCAGCAACAGCTTGAAAAATTGACGGCCGACTGGGGCACGCCGTGGCGCATTGTATCGCCGGGGCTGGAGTTCAAACCTTATCCTACCTGTGCAGGCACTCACAGTGCTGCAGACGCCGCATTTATCCTGCGAGCCGAATGGCTCGAAAAGAGCGAGAAAACGCCTGCCGATTTGTTTGCCGATATCGACAGCATTGAGGTTTCTTTCCCACCGGGCGGCGATATTGCGGCGTCGGTGACACATCCTCACAGCGGAATCGAAGCACGCTTTAGCCTTGAGTACGTCATTGCCGCCACGCTGTTGCACAATCGCCTGAGTCTAAGTGATTTTGGTGAAGGACCGGTCGATAGCGAAATCAATGCGTTGGCCAGCAAAGTACGTCGCTGCCCGGACATGACTGCACCGCCGGACGAAATAGACCCGACCCAGCGCTTCCATCAAGTGACATTGTCACGCAAAAGCGGTGAGCGGTTAACGTGCCGCGTGACACGCCAGCAGAGCGTGGCAAAAGGGGTGAATTTACGGCTCAAACTGCAAAGCTGTCTGTCGCTGCGTTCGCCGCAGATGTGGGATGAAATAGAAGCTTTGTGCCAACTGGCAACGTCAGACGCCCTGCCTGAACTGGCAAGGCGTCTGACGTCTTTCCAACCTTAG
- a CDS encoding aminotransferase class I/II-fold pyridoxal phosphate-dependent enzyme gives MMTVVDSKIVLSDRVQRVSMSPNAAAKQLTNSLKEAGVDIADLTTGEPDFDTPDHIKQAAYAAIKRGETKYTPTPGIKALRQSVQRKLLRENNLPFDADHIVIANGAKQIIFNAFAATLNDGDEVLVPVPYWPTFPDSVRFNGGIPVFLNCPIEQGYKLTPTQLEQAITSRTRWIILNNPGNPSGAVYTADELSALAKVLRRHPQVLVMLDELYEHVLFDGRQHVSLLNLAADLRERTLLVGGVSKTYAMTGWRIGYGAGPKALTQAMAVVQSQNSSGASSVSQAAAVAAFDGGLEFIKPQVAAYQARRDVLVDTLSAVDGLKLLRPDGAFFIFCHCEGLLGRQRTDGKTLESESDVMNFLLESGVSGVSGSAFGLSPYFRLSIATEFDTVAEAGRRIAAACALLK, from the coding sequence ATGATGACTGTTGTTGATTCAAAAATCGTGTTGTCGGACCGCGTGCAGCGGGTTTCAATGTCGCCAAACGCCGCGGCCAAGCAGTTGACCAACAGCCTGAAAGAGGCGGGCGTCGATATTGCAGATCTGACGACCGGCGAGCCGGACTTTGATACGCCCGATCATATTAAACAGGCGGCCTATGCCGCCATTAAGCGCGGCGAAACCAAATACACGCCAACGCCGGGCATCAAAGCGCTGCGTCAGTCGGTACAACGTAAACTACTGCGCGAGAACAATCTGCCGTTTGATGCTGACCACATCGTCATTGCCAACGGAGCCAAGCAAATCATTTTCAACGCCTTTGCTGCCACGTTGAACGACGGCGATGAAGTGCTGGTGCCGGTTCCTTACTGGCCGACATTTCCTGACAGCGTGCGTTTTAACGGTGGCATACCGGTATTTTTAAACTGTCCGATTGAGCAGGGTTATAAGCTGACGCCTACTCAACTCGAGCAGGCCATTACCTCACGTACTCGATGGATTATCCTTAACAACCCTGGCAATCCAAGCGGGGCGGTATACACCGCTGATGAACTTTCTGCGCTGGCGAAGGTTCTGCGTCGTCATCCGCAGGTACTGGTGATGCTTGATGAGCTTTATGAACACGTGCTCTTCGACGGTCGTCAGCACGTCAGCTTACTCAACCTAGCCGCCGATTTGCGCGAGCGTACGTTGCTGGTCGGTGGGGTATCGAAAACCTACGCGATGACCGGCTGGCGTATCGGCTATGGTGCGGGGCCAAAAGCCCTGACTCAGGCAATGGCAGTGGTGCAGTCGCAAAACAGCTCTGGCGCCAGTTCGGTAAGCCAGGCGGCAGCAGTGGCGGCGTTCGACGGTGGACTTGAATTCATCAAGCCTCAGGTTGCGGCCTATCAGGCGCGCCGTGACGTACTGGTTGATACGCTTTCTGCAGTTGACGGACTCAAACTGCTGCGACCTGACGGCGCCTTTTTTATTTTCTGCCACTGCGAAGGATTGCTGGGGCGTCAACGCACCGACGGTAAAACGCTAGAGTCAGAGTCTGACGTCATGAATTTCCTGCTTGAAAGCGGCGTGTCTGGCGTCTCAGGCAGTGCCTTTGGCTTATCACCGTACTTCCGCCTGTCTATTGCCACCGAATTTGACACCGTAGCTGAAGCTGGGCGACGTATTGCCGCGGCCTGCGCATTATTAAAGTAA
- a CDS encoding LLM class flavin-dependent oxidoreductase translates to MTRSSTSPRQMRLGLFVQPLGHHVSGWRLTERLGSPTDINWLISIAKKAEEGTFDMFFVGDALATNVHRLPSTMARLEPLTLLSAVAVNTRHIGLAATASTTFSDPFTLARSFSSLDHISGGRAAWNVVTSYSNDVARNFSKEDMPGHADRYAKATEFLEVANKLWEGWQEGAVIANKESGQYFVDDKINEINHRGEHYQVQGPLNITRSPQGKPVIIEAGSSADGQKLAAATAEVVFTASASLEEGQAFYRSQKQQVIEAGRNPDHVLILPGVMPIVGRTLAEAKETWRQLNLLVDIDNGIRQLSARFGLDMTQYPLDGPVPEIPAVEGNQSRVKLLTELAERENLTLRELAAIAAGSRGHRVIVGTAEDIADDLQLWIEQQGADGFNIMPAIIPEQLDLFVELVIPVLRKRGLFRESYEFSTLRENLGLPIA, encoded by the coding sequence ATGACCAGGTCCTCAACATCTCCCCGTCAAATGCGCTTAGGTCTGTTTGTACAACCCCTCGGCCACCACGTCAGCGGCTGGCGTCTCACTGAGCGCCTCGGTTCACCAACCGACATTAACTGGCTGATAAGTATCGCTAAAAAGGCTGAAGAAGGCACCTTTGACATGTTTTTTGTGGGCGACGCGCTGGCGACCAACGTGCATCGTTTACCGTCAACCATGGCCCGCCTTGAACCACTGACGCTGCTTTCAGCCGTAGCCGTTAACACCCGACATATCGGCCTGGCGGCTACCGCCTCAACCACCTTTAGTGACCCGTTCACGCTGGCAAGAAGCTTCTCGTCGCTGGACCACATCAGCGGTGGCCGCGCAGCCTGGAACGTGGTGACTTCGTATTCCAATGACGTTGCACGCAATTTTAGTAAAGAAGATATGCCGGGCCACGCCGACCGCTATGCCAAAGCCACCGAGTTTTTAGAAGTCGCGAATAAGCTGTGGGAAGGCTGGCAGGAAGGGGCCGTCATCGCCAACAAAGAGAGCGGCCAGTACTTCGTCGACGACAAAATTAACGAGATAAACCACCGCGGCGAACATTATCAAGTGCAGGGCCCGCTCAATATCACACGTTCACCGCAGGGCAAGCCGGTCATTATTGAAGCCGGTTCTTCCGCTGACGGACAAAAATTGGCCGCGGCCACGGCAGAAGTGGTATTTACCGCCTCCGCCAGTCTGGAAGAAGGTCAGGCGTTTTATCGTTCGCAAAAACAGCAGGTTATTGAGGCCGGTCGCAACCCCGATCACGTGCTGATCCTGCCGGGCGTTATGCCGATCGTTGGCCGCACGCTGGCCGAAGCGAAAGAGACCTGGCGTCAACTGAACCTGCTGGTTGATATTGACAATGGAATCAGGCAGCTTTCTGCACGTTTTGGTCTCGATATGACTCAGTATCCGCTGGATGGACCGGTGCCGGAAATTCCTGCCGTTGAGGGTAACCAGAGCCGCGTGAAGCTGCTGACCGAATTAGCCGAGCGTGAGAATCTGACGCTGCGTGAGCTTGCCGCGATAGCGGCGGGATCCCGTGGGCACCGCGTGATTGTAGGCACAGCTGAAGACATCGCCGACGATCTTCAACTGTGGATTGAGCAACAGGGCGCAGACGGCTTTAACATTATGCCGGCAATTATTCCCGAGCAGCTGGACCTGTTCGTTGAGTTGGTTATCCCGGTGCTGAGAAAACGTGGTCTGTTCCGTGAAAGCTATGAATTCTCGACGCTGCGTGAAAATCTGGGCCTGCCGATTGCCTAA
- a CDS encoding molybdopterin-dependent oxidoreductase: protein MTVKSTTHSSHWGAFTAVLHDDKLVVTPFAGDPDPSPILKNFENALDHKVRIATPMVRRGWLENGPGPDDRRGDDEYIAISWEEAYALASGELSRIAEAHGPESVFGGSYGWSSAGRFHHAQSQVHRFLNTTIGGYVRSVNSYSSGAASVILPHIVGDMNEIARRGVSWEEISEHTEVLLSFGGLALKNSQVASGGLSEHTERGFIDKAARRGTKFISVSPLESDMPDEANGEWLPIHPGTDAALILALLHVLKANQWTDEDFLARYCVGWDKLVAYLCGAEDGQVRDAQWASEICGISAARIETLAAELHGKRVMISVAHALQRAEHGEQPVWLGLVLSAALGQPGLPGGGYGYALGALGHYGKHHNQVSFPALPQGKNGVKDFIPVARISDMLLNPGEEFRYNGQTLRYPHIKLAWWAGGNPFHHHQDLARLRRAFNQLDTLIVHEVAWTATARHADIVLPATMTLEREDVGGAPTDRHLFAMQPVAKPFGEAKDDYSIFAELAKRLGREQVFTEGRTAREWLQHLYHQMQEKCEQQNISVPNFEQFWEIGHLQLPQLKDGGRLLRNLRNDPDKHPLPTPSGKIEIFSQTIADFNDMDCPGHPVWLEPTQKPDSQNPLYLIANQPATKLHSQLDYGKHSVSQKLDGREICRLHPHDALSRGIKVGDTVIISNLRGAVLASVEISEQIMPGVIQLPTGAWYDPQDARAPVPLCRHGNPNVLTLDVGTSSLAQGCCGQITTVDIARYEGTAPAVQAFEPPVVLYR from the coding sequence GGCGATCCTGACCCTAGCCCAATCCTTAAAAACTTCGAAAACGCACTGGACCATAAAGTGCGTATTGCCACGCCAATGGTGCGCCGCGGCTGGCTTGAAAACGGCCCGGGGCCAGACGACCGCCGCGGTGACGATGAATATATTGCCATCAGTTGGGAGGAAGCTTACGCGCTGGCCTCCGGTGAGCTTTCTCGCATAGCCGAAGCGCACGGACCTGAGTCTGTTTTTGGCGGCTCATACGGCTGGTCGAGCGCCGGGCGTTTTCATCATGCACAGAGTCAGGTGCACCGTTTCTTAAATACCACCATTGGTGGCTACGTTCGTTCAGTAAACAGCTACAGCTCCGGCGCTGCGTCGGTCATTTTGCCGCACATCGTCGGTGACATGAATGAAATTGCCCGCCGTGGCGTGAGTTGGGAAGAGATTTCAGAACACACCGAAGTGCTATTGTCATTTGGCGGGCTGGCGTTAAAAAACTCACAGGTTGCCAGCGGCGGATTGAGTGAGCACACCGAACGCGGTTTTATTGATAAAGCGGCCAGACGCGGTACAAAATTTATTTCCGTGAGTCCGCTTGAAAGCGACATGCCGGACGAAGCCAACGGTGAATGGCTGCCGATACATCCGGGAACCGATGCTGCACTGATCCTTGCGCTGCTGCACGTATTGAAGGCCAATCAGTGGACCGACGAAGATTTTCTGGCCCGCTACTGTGTGGGCTGGGACAAGCTGGTTGCCTATCTGTGCGGCGCAGAAGACGGTCAGGTACGCGACGCGCAGTGGGCGTCAGAAATTTGCGGCATCAGTGCGGCGCGTATAGAGACGCTGGCCGCTGAGCTGCACGGTAAGCGGGTAATGATTTCGGTGGCGCATGCTTTGCAGCGCGCCGAACACGGCGAACAACCGGTGTGGTTAGGATTGGTGTTGTCCGCTGCACTCGGCCAGCCAGGTCTGCCGGGCGGCGGTTATGGCTATGCACTCGGCGCATTGGGCCATTACGGCAAGCATCATAATCAGGTCTCATTCCCCGCGCTGCCTCAGGGCAAAAACGGCGTGAAGGACTTTATTCCGGTAGCGCGCATCTCTGATATGTTGCTAAATCCTGGGGAAGAATTCCGCTACAACGGCCAGACGTTGCGTTACCCGCACATTAAACTGGCGTGGTGGGCGGGCGGTAATCCGTTCCATCATCATCAGGACTTGGCGCGTCTGCGTCGTGCGTTTAATCAGCTCGATACCTTAATTGTGCATGAAGTTGCCTGGACTGCTACCGCGCGCCACGCTGATATTGTGCTGCCTGCCACCATGACGCTGGAGCGTGAAGACGTGGGCGGGGCGCCGACCGACCGGCATCTGTTTGCCATGCAGCCGGTAGCAAAACCTTTTGGTGAGGCGAAAGACGATTACTCGATTTTTGCCGAGTTGGCAAAACGCCTTGGTCGCGAACAGGTTTTCACCGAAGGGCGCACGGCTAGAGAATGGCTGCAACACCTTTATCATCAGATGCAGGAGAAGTGTGAGCAGCAAAATATCAGCGTGCCGAACTTTGAACAGTTTTGGGAAATTGGCCACCTGCAGCTGCCACAGCTCAAAGACGGTGGCAGACTGCTGCGTAATCTGCGCAACGACCCTGATAAGCATCCTTTGCCGACGCCGAGCGGAAAAATAGAGATTTTTTCGCAGACTATTGCCGATTTTAACGATATGGACTGTCCGGGCCATCCGGTTTGGCTTGAGCCAACGCAAAAGCCCGACAGCCAAAATCCGCTGTATCTGATAGCCAATCAGCCAGCCACTAAGCTGCACAGCCAGCTCGACTATGGCAAGCACAGCGTGAGCCAGAAGCTCGACGGGCGGGAGATTTGTCGGCTGCATCCACACGACGCCTTAAGTCGCGGGATTAAAGTCGGTGATACGGTGATTATCAGTAATTTGCGTGGTGCGGTGTTGGCCAGCGTGGAGATAAGTGAGCAAATTATGCCCGGCGTCATACAGCTACCGACCGGCGCCTGGTATGACCCGCAGGACGCACGCGCGCCAGTGCCGCTATGCCGTCATGGCAACCCTAACGTGTTAACGCTCGACGTGGGAACGTCTTCGTTGGCGCAGGGATGCTGCGGGCAGATTACCACGGTGGATATTGCCCGTTATGAAGGGACGGCTCCGGCAGTTCAGGCTTTTGAACCGCCGGTAGTGTTATACCGCTAA
- a CDS encoding amidohydrolase, whose translation MKILPEHQDIAQFIQAFRLELHRFPELSNHEFETTARIKAVLDQHQIRIVDLPLKTGLVAELGDANSPHLVVLRSDIDALPIEEQSGVDYVSQNVGVMHACGHDFHASAALGAAILLKKIEHTLPGRVRILFQAAEEIFEGAPALLATGALDDAAVIFGIHNDPTLPVGVLGSKAGALTAGVDRFDITITGTGSHAARPHDGNDPVIILGQVIGAVQTLLSRNVPSDHNAVVSITQVHSGSTWNVIPDKAWLEGTVRTFNQNTRELIERRLRQILQGIGDAFEATITLNWLAGPPSVVNDAEWVEFALEHAPSAGFEALTVEASPIGEDFAFYQQQIRGAFIMVGSGGPYALHHPAFRVDDKALFPTADYLHRLAVKALEKLQ comes from the coding sequence ATGAAAATTCTTCCAGAACATCAGGATATCGCCCAATTCATTCAGGCGTTTCGCCTTGAGCTGCACCGTTTCCCCGAACTTTCTAACCATGAGTTTGAAACCACGGCGCGTATAAAAGCCGTGCTCGATCAACACCAGATCCGCATCGTTGACCTGCCGCTTAAGACTGGGCTGGTGGCTGAACTGGGCGACGCTAATTCGCCACACTTGGTGGTTCTGCGCTCGGACATTGACGCACTGCCGATTGAAGAGCAGTCGGGCGTTGATTACGTGTCGCAAAATGTGGGCGTGATGCACGCCTGTGGTCACGACTTTCACGCCTCTGCCGCACTCGGCGCGGCGATTTTGTTGAAAAAAATCGAACATACGCTGCCGGGCCGCGTGCGTATTCTGTTTCAGGCGGCCGAAGAAATCTTTGAAGGTGCTCCTGCGCTGTTAGCTACCGGTGCACTTGATGATGCCGCCGTTATTTTCGGTATTCACAACGATCCAACCCTGCCGGTTGGCGTGCTGGGCAGCAAGGCTGGGGCGTTAACTGCCGGCGTTGACCGCTTTGATATCACCATTACCGGCACCGGTAGCCACGCTGCACGCCCACACGACGGCAACGATCCGGTTATTATTCTCGGACAGGTAATCGGCGCAGTGCAAACCCTGCTGAGTCGCAATGTGCCGTCCGATCACAATGCCGTGGTGTCGATTACGCAAGTGCACAGCGGGTCAACCTGGAACGTCATCCCCGATAAAGCCTGGCTTGAAGGCACGGTACGCACTTTTAACCAGAACACGCGCGAGCTTATAGAACGCAGACTGCGGCAGATTTTGCAGGGCATAGGCGATGCCTTCGAGGCGACCATCACGTTGAACTGGCTGGCGGGCCCTCCTTCCGTAGTCAATGACGCCGAGTGGGTCGAGTTTGCCCTTGAGCACGCGCCGTCGGCAGGCTTTGAAGCATTAACCGTAGAAGCCAGCCCGATTGGTGAAGATTTCGCCTTTTATCAGCAACAGATCCGCGGCGCCTTTATTATGGTTGGCTCCGGTGGCCCTTATGCACTGCATCACCCTGCTTTTCGCGTTGACGACAAGGCCCTGTTCCCCACCGCCGACTATCTGCACCGCCTGGCCGTCAAGGCGCTGGAAAAATTGCAATGA
- a CDS encoding iron-containing alcohol dehydrogenase family protein, translated as MLAIKSPQTYYHKSGIRAQVGEYIAPLAKHIAIITTSRAWEAVNPELETSLQAHNIQYRVAFLAGECSDEAIAEHTGNVKAQGAELVLGIGGGRVLDTAKGVGNLLADVAIVTFPTVAATCAAWSPITIVYNEAGGHVRSQPLTKMPVLVLVDSEVIANSDVRFLKAGIVDALAKWYEFRPYQQKNRDSLALNLKVQAARFAVETFIEFGQQAVEDNQQHKVTTALVKVIDANIAVAGMANSMRDDFPAPGVAHALHNRMTHQPELHDWLHGEKVGYGLLLQSILENNGGAPDADLLALLKQFDAPLRLPQTLGDRAETLQAMAQEVKFSAQNAARLPFTLSATTILQALEATDGHF; from the coding sequence GTGCTTGCAATCAAATCCCCTCAGACCTATTACCATAAGTCCGGCATTCGCGCTCAGGTAGGTGAATATATTGCTCCGCTGGCGAAACACATTGCAATCATCACCACCTCGCGTGCCTGGGAAGCCGTTAACCCGGAGCTTGAAACCAGCCTGCAAGCGCATAATATTCAGTACCGCGTCGCATTTCTTGCCGGTGAATGCTCTGACGAAGCGATTGCCGAACACACTGGCAACGTTAAAGCTCAGGGCGCAGAATTGGTGCTGGGCATTGGCGGCGGGCGGGTACTGGACACCGCCAAAGGCGTAGGGAATTTGCTTGCAGACGTAGCGATTGTCACTTTTCCAACCGTGGCGGCCACCTGCGCCGCCTGGTCCCCGATCACCATCGTTTATAATGAGGCCGGCGGGCACGTTCGCAGCCAGCCGCTGACCAAAATGCCCGTGCTGGTGCTGGTCGACAGCGAGGTGATTGCCAATAGCGACGTCCGCTTCCTCAAGGCTGGCATCGTCGACGCACTGGCAAAGTGGTATGAATTCCGTCCTTACCAGCAGAAAAATCGAGACAGTCTGGCGCTAAACCTCAAGGTACAGGCGGCACGCTTCGCCGTAGAGACCTTTATTGAATTCGGCCAGCAGGCGGTTGAAGACAACCAACAGCACAAGGTGACGACCGCGCTGGTGAAAGTGATTGATGCCAACATTGCCGTAGCCGGTATGGCTAACAGCATGCGCGATGATTTCCCTGCGCCAGGCGTGGCCCACGCGCTGCACAACCGCATGACACATCAACCCGAGCTGCACGATTGGCTGCACGGGGAAAAGGTAGGTTATGGACTGCTGCTACAGTCGATTCTTGAAAATAACGGTGGCGCGCCGGACGCCGACCTGCTGGCATTGCTGAAACAGTTCGATGCGCCGCTGCGCCTGCCGCAAACCCTTGGCGATCGTGCAGAGACCCTGCAGGCTATGGCGCAAGAGGTCAAATTTTCCGCGCAAAATGCGGCACGACTGCCGTTCACGCTCTCAGCGACGACCATTCTGCAGGCGCTCGAGGCCACAGACGGTCATTTCTAA
- a CDS encoding sugar dehydrogenase complex small subunit, giving the protein MLTRRQLLKSGAYLSGFAALNPLLSWAVPPAQSSDTAAFYTLSLLLTGRAQLSQVVTQRALHCLSEEDAHFPSHMQQLVKALADAGITHADQLNGHPIMSEAGTGATAKKIISAWYLGFTGTPVAQRAVDNTRFVTYTDALMYAPTIDATVIPTYSRGHTNYWTQPPATIKND; this is encoded by the coding sequence ATGTTAACCAGAAGGCAACTCCTAAAATCTGGCGCTTATTTATCAGGATTCGCAGCACTCAATCCTCTCCTCTCCTGGGCAGTACCTCCTGCACAAAGCAGTGATACTGCAGCTTTTTACACACTTTCGCTCCTACTCACCGGCCGTGCACAGCTAAGTCAGGTGGTTACTCAGCGCGCGCTTCATTGCCTTAGCGAAGAAGATGCGCATTTCCCGTCCCACATGCAGCAATTGGTGAAAGCGCTTGCCGACGCAGGCATTACGCATGCCGATCAACTCAACGGCCACCCGATCATGTCTGAGGCTGGAACCGGTGCCACGGCTAAAAAAATCATTTCTGCCTGGTATCTGGGCTTTACCGGTACGCCGGTGGCGCAGCGCGCGGTCGATAACACCCGTTTTGTCACCTACACCGACGCGCTGATGTATGCACCGACAATTGATGCCACCGTTATTCCAACCTATTCGCGCGGCCATACCAATTACTGGACGCAGCCTCCAGCAACGATAAAAAACGATTAA